Proteins from a single region of Felis catus isolate Fca126 chromosome B4, F.catus_Fca126_mat1.0, whole genome shotgun sequence:
- the ALG10 gene encoding dol-P-Glc:Glc(2)Man(9)GlcNAc(2)-PP-Dol alpha-1,2-glucosyltransferase, producing MGAGMAQLEGYYFSAALSCTFLVSCLLFSAFSRALREPYMDEIFHLPQAQRYCEGHFSLSQWDPMITTLPGLYLLSVGVVKPASWIFGWSEHVVCSIGMLRFVNLLFSVGNFYLLYLLFRKVQPRHKAASSIQRILSTLTLAVFPTLYFFNFLYYTEAGSMFFTLFAYLMCLYGNHKTSALLGFCGFMFRQTNIIWAVFCAGNVIAQKLTEAWKTELQKKKEERLPPIKGPFSEFRKILQFLLAYSMSFKNLSVLFLLTWPYILLVFLFCVFVVVNGGIVIGDRSSHEACLHFPQLFYFFSFTLFFSFPHLLSPGKIRAFLSLVWKRRIQFFMITLVSLFLVWKFTYAHKYLLADNRHYTFYVWKRVFQRYEIMKYLLVPVYIFAGWSIADSLKSKSIFWNLMFFICLFTVTVPQKLLEFRYFILPYVIYRLNIPLPPISRLVCELGCYAVVNFLTFYVFLNKTFQWPDSQDIQRFMW from the exons ATGGGGGCAGGAATGGCGCAGCTCGAGGGTTACTACTTCTCGGCTGCCCTGAGCTGTACCTTTTTAGTGTCCTGTCTCCTCTTCTCCGCCTTCAGCCGGGCGCTGCGAGAGCCCTACATGGACGAGATCTTCCACCTGCCGCAGGCGCAGCGCTACTGTGAGGGCCATTTCTCCCTCTCGCAG TGGGATCCCATGATTACTACATTACCTGGCTTATACCTGCTGTCAGTTGGAGTGGTCAAACCTGCCAGTTGGATCTTTGGATGGTCTGAACATGTTGTGTGCTCCATTGGAATGCTCAGATTTGTTAATCTTCTCTTCAGTGTAGGCAACTTTTATTTACTATATTTGCTTTTCCGCAAGGTACAACCCAGACACAAG gCTGCCTCAAGTATCCAGAGAATCTTGTCAACATTAACATTAGCAGTATTTCCCacactctatttttttaacttcctttatTATACAGAAGCAGGATCCatgttttttactctttttgcCTACTTGATGTGTCTTTATGGAAATCATAAAACTTCAGCTTTGCTTGGATTTTGTGGCTTCATGTTTCGTCAAACTAATATCATCTGGGCTGTCTTCTGCGCAGGAAATGTCATTGCACAAAAATTAACAGAAGCTTGGAAAACTGAGCtacaaaagaagaaggaagagagacttCCCCCTATTAAAGGACCATTTTCAGAATTCAGGaaaattcttcagtttcttttggcTTATTCCATGTCCTTTAAGAACTTGAGTGTGCTTTTCCTTTTGACTTGGCCGTACATCCTtctggtgtttctgttttgtgtttttgtagtTGTTAATGGTGGAATTGTTATTGGCGATCGAAGTAGTCATGAAGCCTGTCTACATTTTCCTCAACTcttctactttttctcttttactctctttttttcctttcctcacctATTGTCTCCTGGCAAAATTAGagcttttctttccttagttTGGAAACGTAGAATTCAGTTTTTTATGATCACCTTAGTCTCTCTGTTTTTAGTTTGGAAATTCACTTATGCTCATAAATACTTGCTAGCAGATAATAGACATTATACATTCTATGTATGGAAAAGAGTTTTTCAAAGATATGAAATTATGAAATACTTGTTAGTTCCAGTATATATATTTGCTGGTTGGAGTATAGCTGACTCCTTGAAATCTAAGTCAATTTTCTggaatttaatgtttttcatatgcttgtttaCTGTTACAGTACCTCAGAAACTGCTAGAATTTCGTTATTTCATTTTACCTTATGTTATTTATAGGCTTAACATACCTCTACCACCTATATCTAGACTTGTTTGTGAACTAGGATGCTATGCAGTTGTTAATTTCCTAACTTTTTATGTCTTCCTGAACAAGACTTTTCAGTGGCCAGATAGTCAGGACATTCAGAGATTTATGTGGTAA